In the Hemitrygon akajei chromosome 7, sHemAka1.3, whole genome shotgun sequence genome, one interval contains:
- the zfp36l2 gene encoding mRNA decay activator protein ZFP36L2: MSTTLLSAFYDINDFLCNKNEKSLNNYNNFNSMLDKKAVGTPVTSFAPGFLRRHSTSNLQALTNSSSSKYPSSSFPNIKESNNTAMLNKENKFRDRSFSESAERLHQQQHPPLSPLHLVQQQQQQKQPGGGGGQVNSTRYKTELCRPFEESGTCKYGDKCQFAHGMHELRSLTRHPKYKTELCRTFHTIGFCPYGPRCHFIHNAEERRQAPTNNNAVNSFHQQHHSRPKLHHSLSFSGFPSASSGLESPLLESPTSRTPPPPCSSSSAAASSFVFCDELLSPTLPACANNAFTFSSQELSSLLTPLAIQTQQLPGGTGGYGQQQSANGCPPSPPFLLSHVQSCLRRLADSPVFDAPPSPPDSLSDRESYLSGSLSSGSLSGSESPSMDPGRRLPIFSRLSISED; this comes from the exons ATGTCTACAACGCTTCTATCTGCCTTCTACGATATCAACGATTTCTTGTGcaacaag AACGAAAAAtccctgaataactacaacaacTTCAATAGCATGCTGGATAAAAAGGCAGTGGGGACCCCTGTAACAAGCTTTGCACCGGGATTTCTAAGGCGGCACTCGACCAGCAACTTGCAAGCGCTGACTAATAGTTCGTCCAGCAAGTATCCCAGTTCATCTTTCCCTAACATCAAGGAATCGAACAACACGGCCATGCTGAACAAAGAGAACAAGTTCCGTGATCGCTCGTTCAGCGAGAGCGCGGAGCGGCTTCACCAGCAGCAACATCCGCCACTCAGTCCGCTCCACCTCGTCCAGCAGCAGCAACAGCAGAAGCAGCCAGGCGGCGGCGGGGGGCAGGTCAACTCGACCCGCTACAAGACGGAGCTGTGCCGGCCTTTCGAGGAGAGCGGAACGTGCAAGTACGGTGACAAGTGCCAGTTCGCGCACGGCATGCACGAATTGCGAAGCCTGACCCGCCACCCCAAATACAAGACGGAGTTGTGCCGCACATTCCACACCATCGGCTTCTGCCCCTACGGCCCCCGGTGCCACTTCATCCACAACGCCGAGGAGAGGAGGCAGGCGCCGACCAACAACAACGCCGTCAACTCTTTCCACCAGCAGCACCATTCGCGACCtaagctgcatcacagccttagTTTCTCGGGCTTCCCCAGCGCCTCCAGCGGACTTGAGTCGCCGCTGCTGGAGAGCCCGACCTCCCGCACGCCCCCTCCTCCCTGCTCCTCCTCCTCCGCCGCCGCCTCCTCGTTTGTATTCTGCGACGAGCTGCTGTCGCCCACACTGCCAGCCTGCGCCAACAACGCCTTCACTTTCTCCAGCCAAGAGCTGAGCAGCCTGCTCACCCCGCTCGCCATCCAGACCCAGCAGCTGCCCGGCGGCACCGGGGGATACGGCCAGCAGCAGTCCGCCAACGGGTGCCCGCCCTCCCCCCCGTTCCTCCTGAGCCATGTGCAGTCATGCCTGCGGCGACTGGCCGATTCCCCGGTGTTCGATGCCCCGCCGAGCCCACCGGACTCCCTCTCCGACCGGGAGAGCTACCTGAGCGGCTCACTAAGCTCCGGAAGTCTGAGCGGCTCCGAGTCCCCCAGCATGGACCCGGGCAGGCGCCTGCCCATTTTCAGCAGGCTTTCCATCTCCGAAGATTAA